A part of Magnetospirillum sp. ME-1 genomic DNA contains:
- a CDS encoding exonuclease domain-containing protein — protein sequence MGYSFFDTETTGLDAGFGQILQFAALVTDDDLNVVEEVNLRCRLQPHVLPTPGALVITGIRPTEIEQAPLSHYEMTGTVLPFDSRSH from the coding sequence GTGGGCTACTCTTTCTTCGATACCGAGACGACCGGTCTGGATGCCGGGTTCGGTCAGATTCTCCAGTTCGCCGCCCTGGTCACCGATGATGATCTCAACGTGGTCGAAGAGGTGAACCTCCGCTGTCGGCTCCAACCCCATGTGCTTCCCACCCCTGGGGCACTGGTGATCACTGGCATTCGTCCCACCGAGATCGAGCAGGCCCCGCTTTCCCATTACGAGATGACCGGGACGGTGTTGCCGTTTGATAGCCGATCACATTGA